From a region of the Daphnia pulicaria isolate SC F1-1A chromosome 1, SC_F0-13Bv2, whole genome shotgun sequence genome:
- the LOC124352446 gene encoding uncharacterized protein LOC124352446 — protein MAFQELLLNAIGYLTQDSMASNSSLQFTFSQMLDSSDSRLPNIINVTEVGDVHVPVSLLDAERLKFSAAPTSFGYGLHNFVQPLLRTSWKIDAEKIQILSLKNPFYETIQSLMEITLKRSRIDVDTIGAEACFKEMVIYQAGGHYVRHRYLMQDPGHFATIVLQVPVEGGHEGGLLTIQHHQNTQVFDHSSDSHRNFYMSVVHADSELEMTPVSKGYRIELIFHIKWNSPAVVFYPPLPDISSFLVALTKIRKDFQCWAEQRDQEGAPKMLVIGLEHRYDAKYHSFGMLKGQDRSVAHLMRSHGLLEVYLALLTRKVTGSTQPTDFKLESSSSDVRSRPSKKINQIQRIAYTVSHWMGVDNLAAQFQGLEIESQTQFVGSVFKAGSKPDREEIINHPDSNSLTITRWYNQSVFILWPKSKSFYFDVRHRFDHVLERMEREPLTESSLMLTKVLSLSSEWIKTGPRIFRMLNLCLRFKASQEAIQLMEIMVNETIGIPSDDDARLIAELESQLLGWASCEELISNLMACKPAEQMDHFAALSQALHDRGSFTGFDMVSQKTLELFFAHVKLSPLLNRFTLAACVDMLIRIEENSESSNLAKLNEFLSYAVQWKMLQQCHLIIDIEHISRRSHVGVNCLLYLSFHVVHNFDPNDESLEDCIVDLVNCFAWLPPHDPNALHFFVERLCQPADHSNSNTHLLKKLVSSIQFLNLPSDLLQELLDARISELKSHQPPKFTWEQKEAQFLGAEDFPEVLAFLQSPEKEMVVKSAFTQIQEARNFADTFFGVMDNCVKLGHSAIAKPLGSGKTTRCLIVKSRHLFLAQSAKFKEDCKELDYLLKQRVVLGFLPLDVSTITQDSFSEFASTLKRIEEEEALECSIDNDNLPAAKKVKAIGKRASSRKK, from the exons ATGGCATTCCAAGAACTACTGCTCAATGCAATTGGCTATTTGACTCAAGATTCAATGGCATCCAATTCATCTCTTCAGTTCACTTTTAGCCAAATGCTTGATTCATCAGACAGCAGATTACCCAACATTATTAATGTCACAGAAGTTGGTGATGTTCATGTACCTGTGTCACTTCTG GATGCAGAGAGGTTGAAATTTTCGGCTGCTCCCACATCATTTGGATATGGATTGCATAATTTTGTTCAACCACTTTTGCGAACATCTTGGAAAATTGATGCTGAGAAAATTCAGATTCTTTCACTGAAAAATCCATTCTACGAGACAATACAGTCTTTGATGGAAATTACTCTTAAACGGTCCAGAATCGATGTCGATACTATCGGTGCTGAGGCATGCTTCAAAGAAATGGTGATCTATCAGGCCGGAGGACATTACGTTCGTCATCGTTATTTGATGCAAGATCcag GACATTTCGCGACAATAGTTTTACAAGTTCCAGTTGAAGGAGGCCATGAAGGTGGCTTACTTACCATTCAGCATCATCAAAACACTCAAGTGTTCGACCACTCCTCAGACAGTCATCGAAACTTCTATATGTCTGTTGTACATGCCGACAGTGAGCTGGAAATGACGCCAGTTTCGAAAGGTTACAGAATCGAGCTCATATTTCACATTAAGTGGAATTCCCCTGCTGTTGTATTTTATCCACCCCTACCAGACATTTCGTCCTTCCTCGTTGCCTTGACAAAAATTAGGAAAGACTTTCAATGCTGGGCTGAACAAAGGGATCAAGAAGGAGCTCCGAAAATGCTGGTGATAGGCCTAGAACACAGATATGACGCAAAATATCACTCCTTCGGCATGCTTAAGGGTCAGGATCGTTCTGTTGCTCATCTGATGCGTTCCCATGGCCTGCTGGAGGTTTATTTAGCACTGCTCACCCGAAAAGTGACCGGATCTACTCAACCCACCGACTTCAAACTGGAAAGTAGTTCATCGGATGTCCGTTCGAGGCCAAGTAAGAAGataaatcaaattcaacgCATTGCCTACACAGTTAGCCATTGGATGGGCGTGGACAACTTAGCTGCTCAGTTCCAAGGACTAGAAATCGAATCTCAGACTCAGTTCGTTGGCTCTGTTTTTAAAGCGGGTTCTAAGCCTGATcgagaagaaataataaatcatCCGGACAGCAACAGTTTAACCATCACCCGTTGGTACAATCAGTCCGTCTTTATTCTTTGGCCCAAAAGCAAGTCTTTTTATTTCGATGTGCGCCATCGCTTTGATCACGTGCTGGAAAGGATGGAGCGTGAACCATTGACGGAGTCGTCGCTTATGTTGACGAAAGTCTTATCGCTGTCTTCAGAATGGATCAAAACGGGACCAAGAATCTTCCGGATGCTTAACCTCTGCCTTCGCTTCAAAGCCAGCCAAGAAGCCATTCAACTGATGGAAATAATGGTGAACGAAACAATCGGAATTCCCAGTGACGACGATGCCCGCCTCATAGCTGAGCTTGAATCCCAGTTACTAGGATGGGCAAGCTGTGAAGAATTGATCAGCAACCTAATGGCCTGTAAACCAGCAGAGCAAATGGATCACTTTGCTGCTTTGTCCCAAGCCTTGCATGATCGCGGCAGTTTCACTGGTTTCGATATGGTTTCCCAAAAAACCCTTGAATTGTTCTTCGCACACGTCAAGTTATCTCCACTGCTCAACCGATTTACGCTGGCTGCGTGTGTCGACATGCTGATCCGCATTGAAGAAAATTCCGAATCATCAAATCTGGCAAAACTCAACGAATTTCTTTCCTACGCGGTCCAGTGGAAGATGTTGCAGCAATGTCATTTGATTATCGATATTGAACACATCAGTCGAAGAAGTCATGTCGGTGTCAACTGTCTATTGTACCTAAGTTTCCATGTTGTTCATAACTTCGATCCTAACGACGAATCGTTGGAAGACTGCATAGTGGATCTCGTCAATTGCTTCGCTTGGCTGCCACCCCATGATCCGAATGCGCTCCATTTTTTTGTAGAGCGACTGTGTCAACCGGCAGATCATTCTAATAGTAACACTCACTTGCTGAAGAAGCTCGTTTCTTCGATTCAGTTTCTCAATTTACCCAGTGACCTGCTACAAGAGCTTCTAGACGCCAGGATTTCAGAATTGAAATCCCACCAACCTCCTAAATTCACATGGGAGCAAAAGGAAGCACAATTTCTAGGTGCTGAAGATTTTCCGGAAGTGCTGGCCTTTTTGCAGTCCCCCGAAAAGGAAATGGTCGTCAAGTCTGCATTCACTCAAATTCAAGAAGCGCGAAACTTTGCCGATACATTTTTTGGAGTAATGGATAACTGTGTGAAGCTCGGTCACAGTGCTATAGCTAAACCATTGGGATCCGGAAAAACTACGCGTTGTCTAATCGTCAAATCTCGACATCTTTTTCTGGCCCAAAGCGCCAAATTTAAAGAAGATTGTAAAGAGCTTGATTATTTGCTTAAGCAGCGAGTTGTTTTGGGATTCCTTCCGCTGGATGTGTCGACGATTACGCAGGATAGCTTTTCAGAATTTGCTTCAACCTTGAAAAGGATTGAGGAGGAAGAAGCTCTCGAGTGTAGCATTGACAACGATAATCTTCCAGCGGCGAAAAAAGTGAAAGCAATTGGCAAAAGAGCTTCTAGTAGGAAGAAGTAA
- the LOC124352617 gene encoding G patch domain-containing protein 2-like isoform X2: protein MEAWSDLATALDESSVLLGRTRCVSNIIINQNFATPASKQIKNKGFCRRRTKSTGNIIDKAGQHSSSNSEGEMEDFQEQAQSSVQQTETDEGSIKDKMTIAALPSGLPFAIPCLQNALFGTPASPSRSIVVKTVGQPLSVAESDSLNETASPMRPHTRRKRRFKRMAVDPEPVVQAGLELDEANSQQNLCLAGQQKSFSFSTFASSSIFAKPRQRKVKKKPVNVQKIPNIVIGKRKRNVRERSIECELEKISLNSSPETGAASNLSAACCSDASLIVGHLNNDSMDLDMKQLEQVSSSSVSGSESDPGFYTYDDGREADDEQSDWYQENGPTWGVPGNPWWERDGPQRQFRFRAAGAVGGAVEELEADDTDQDDAAGEEKKFQQLLKGSWQHLSDEAKDAYRLRMQKLRDRIPGREIRAGRRHLGAQRGPSFSILTSANEKLSRFLQDPAQSELRLHPMQKSERDQLSRLASLYSLQMLSEGARGLKCPVLKKTSNTMQAVRIDMDRSPSLWSDYKRQRKTPPASVTSENEAPPIDEKNIGSQILKCMGWTPGSGLGPQGAGRTSPVGAVVRPKYLGLGHGSKSNDVTAEESSSVETASVAMLM, encoded by the exons CCGCAGAACCAAGTCAACGGGAAACATCATAG ACAAAGCTGGGCAGCattccagcagcaacagcgaaGGAGAGATGGAAGACTTCCAGGAACAAGCACAGTCTAGCGTGCAGCAG ACTGAAACAGATGAGGGTAGCATCAAAGACAAAATGACCATCGCTGCTCTGCCTTCTGGGCTGCCATTTGCAATCCCGTGCTTGCAGAATGCTTTGTTTGGAACCCCTGCTAGTCCCTCCAGATCAATAGTAGTCAAGACTGTAGGGCAGCCGCTGAGTGTTGCAGAATCTGACTCTCTCAATGAGACAGCTTCCCCCATGAGGCCTCATACAAGAAG GAAGCGGAGATTTAAGAGGATGGCTGTTGACCCTGAGCCTGTGGTCCAAGCTGGATTGGAGTTGGATGAAGCAAACAGCCAACAGAATCTCTGCTTGGCCGGGCAGCAGAAAAGCTTTTCTTTCTCAACATTTGCTTCCTCGTCCATATTTGCCAAACCCAGACAGAGAAAAGTCAAGAAGAAGCCAGTCAATGTACAAAA AATACCAAACATAGTAATTGGTAAACGAAAGAGGAATGTGCGGGAGAGGAGTATTGAATGCGAGTTGGAGAAAATCAGCCTCAACTCGTCGCCTGAAACAGGCGCCGCATCCAATTTGTCAGCTGCCTGCTGCAGCGACGCCTCTCTTATTGTCGGTCATTTAAATAACGACTCGATGGATCTGGACATGAAGCAACT CGAGCAggtgagcagcagcagtgtcaGCGGCTCGGAGAGCGATCCCGGTTTTTATACCTATGACGACGGACGTGAAGCGGACGACGAGCAGAGCGACTGGTACCAGGAAAACGGACCGACCTGGGGTGTACCTGGCAATCCGTGGTGGGAGAGAGACGGTCCTCAGCGTCAATTCCGTTTCCGTGCGGCCGGGGCCGTGGGCGGTGCCGTTGAAGAGCTGGAAGCCGACGACACGGACCAGGACGACGCCGCCggagaggagaaaaaattcCAGCAGCTCCTTAAAGGATCGTGGCAGCATTTAAGCGACGAAGCTAAAGACGCTTACCGACTCCGCATGCAGAAGCTTCGTGATCGAATT cCTGGACGCGAGATCAGAGCTGGCCGACGGCATTTGGGAGCTCAACGCGGACCCTCGTTTAGTATATTAACTTCGGCCAACGAGAAACTTTCACGATTTCTCCAGGATCCGGCCCAGAGCGAATTGCGTCTGCATCCCATGCAAAAGAGCGAGCGCGATCAATTGAGCCGTTTGGCCTCGCTCTATTCGCTGCAAATGCTCAGCGAAGGAGCCAGAGGTCTCAAGTGTCCCGTACTCAAAAAGACCAG CAACACGATGCAGGCAGTGCGGATCGACATGGATCGTTCGCCTTCGCTGTGGAGTGACTACAAACGCCAAAGAAAGACTCCGCCCGCTTCCGTCACGTCCGAGA ATGAAGCCCCTCCCATCGACGAGAAGAACATCGGAAGTCAAATCTTAAAGTGCATGGGCTGGACCCCGGGCAGTGGCTTAGGGCCTCAAGGAGCTGGAAGGACATCTCCAGTCGGAGCAGTCGTTCGACCAAAGTATTTAG gTTTAGGACATGGATCAAAATCTAACGATGTGACTGCCGAGGAATCGTCTTCCGTCGAAACGGCCTCGGTGGCTATGTTAATGTAA
- the LOC124352629 gene encoding protein adenylyltransferase SelO, mitochondrial-like isoform X2 has product MIGSTSSKCSRALWSFPALFEKYSISTINQCKRMKSLSEWSFTQPNLLVQFPIDPIKENYIRRVPGCVFSHATPTPLKTQLQLVSASHDVLENILDLNPIEEANPVFAKFIAGNELLPGSVTIAHRYGGYQFGYWADQLGNGRAITLGEYVNSKGNRWELQLKGAGKTPYSRNGDGRAVLRSSIREYLCSEAMHALGIPTSRAAAIVVSKDMVVRDQFYNGRMKYEPTAVVLRLAPTWFRIGSLEILTREKEIKNLKQVVDFTIEHYMPTIPQGNYLKFLETVLEQSTALVSLWMAHGFTHGVLNTDNMSLLSITIDYGPFGFLDSYNPSFVPNHSDDEGRYSYLNQPKIFKWNMARLADALQPLLSAEEQKEAAATIGRFDEIYQQNFISIFRRKLGLSKAAKDEDKLVQLLLDMMQQRRADFTQTFRQLGAIHLDNIELGEEHWALHSITTHPSFSEFISLYQKIIQETGISDEERCRVMNGVNPRYVLRNWMAEAAIRQAEKDDFHLTHLLSKVLSKPYDKDDEAESLGFSNPPPDWACSLRVSCSS; this is encoded by the exons a TGATTGGATCTACTTCATCTAAGTGTTCAAGAGCACTTTGGTCTTTTCCtgctttgtttgaaaaatattctatCTCTACTATTAATCAGTGCAAAAGAATGAAATCTTTGTCTGAGTGGAGTTTCACTCAGCCAAACCTATTAGTTCAATTCCCAATTGATCCTATTAAAGAAAATTACATAAGAAGAGTACCAGGCTGTGTTTTTTCTCATGCAACTCCAACACCACTCAAGACACAATTGCAGTTGGTTTCTGCTTCTCATGATGTATTAGAAAACATTCTAGACCTGAATCCTATTGAAGAAGCCAATCCAGTTTTCGCTAAGTTTATTGCTGGCAACGAGTTGCTACCTGGCTCAGTAACAATTGCTCATCGATATGGTGGTTATCAATTTGGCTACTGGGCAGATCAACTTGGCAATGGCAGAGCAATAACACTTGGTGAATATGTCAACag caAAGGAAACCGTTGGGAATTGCAACTTAAAGGTGCTGGCAAAACCCCCTACTCTAGAAATGGAGATGGGCGCGCTGTTTTGAGATCGTCCATCAGAGAATATTTATGTTCAGAAGCAATGCATGCATTAG GTATTCCTACTTCCAGGGCTGCTGCAATCGTCGTTAGCAAAGACATGGTCGTTCGCGACCAATTTTACAATGGAAGGATGAAATACGAGCCGACAGCAGTTGTTCTTAGGCTCGCTCCTACTTGGTTCCGGATCGGATCATTAGAAATATTAACAAG AGAGAAGGAAATCAAAAACTTGAAGCAAGTTGTTGACTTCACAATCGAACATTACATGCCCACGATTCCACAAGGGAATTACCtgaaatttttggaaacagTCTTGGAACAATCGACAGCGTTGGTTTCCCTGTGGATGGCCCATGGTTTCACGCATGG AGTTCTGAACACGGACAACATGAGTCTACTTTCCATTACCATTGATTACGGCCCTTTCGGATTTCTGGATTCGTACAATCCATCGTTTGTACCCAATCACAGTGACGATGAGGGTCGCTACTCGTACCTGAACCAGccgaaaatattcaaatggaATATGGCCCGTTTGGCTGACGCCCTCCAGCCGCTGCTATCCGCcgaagaacaaaaagaagcTGCAGCCACCATCGGCCGATTTGACGAAATTTACCAGCAGAATTTTATCTCGATCTTCAGACGCAAGTTAGGACTCTCCAAGGCAGCAAAAGATGAAGACAAACTTGTCCAACTCCTTCTGGACATGATGCAACAGCGACGGGCCGATTTCACGCAAACCTTTCGACAATTGGGTGCTATTCATTTGGACAACATCGAGCTCGGTGAAGAACATTGGGCCCTGCATTCCATAACGACCCATCCCAGCTTCAGTGAATTCATCAGTCTGTATCAAAAAATCATTCAAGAAACGGGAATATCGGACGAGGAGCGCTGCAGAGTCATGAACGGTGTTAATCCTCGGTACGTGCTCCGTAACTGGATGGCTGAGGCGGCCATTCGCCAGGCGGAGAAAGACGATTTCCACCTGACCCACCTGCTGTCCAAAGTGTTGAGCAAACCTTACGACAAAGACGACGAAGCGGAATCTTTAGGCTTTTCGAATCCCCCGCCCGACTGGGCTTGCTCACTCCGAGTCAGCTGTTCCAGTTGA
- the LOC124352629 gene encoding protein adenylyltransferase SelO-like isoform X1 — MHIIVKNARFRKKIEMDAQRLLIWGVLKQICFMNEKSMVLKRVIGSTSSKCSRALWSFPALFEKYSISTINQCKRMKSLSEWSFTQPNLLVQFPIDPIKENYIRRVPGCVFSHATPTPLKTQLQLVSASHDVLENILDLNPIEEANPVFAKFIAGNELLPGSVTIAHRYGGYQFGYWADQLGNGRAITLGEYVNSKGNRWELQLKGAGKTPYSRNGDGRAVLRSSIREYLCSEAMHALGIPTSRAAAIVVSKDMVVRDQFYNGRMKYEPTAVVLRLAPTWFRIGSLEILTREKEIKNLKQVVDFTIEHYMPTIPQGNYLKFLETVLEQSTALVSLWMAHGFTHGVLNTDNMSLLSITIDYGPFGFLDSYNPSFVPNHSDDEGRYSYLNQPKIFKWNMARLADALQPLLSAEEQKEAAATIGRFDEIYQQNFISIFRRKLGLSKAAKDEDKLVQLLLDMMQQRRADFTQTFRQLGAIHLDNIELGEEHWALHSITTHPSFSEFISLYQKIIQETGISDEERCRVMNGVNPRYVLRNWMAEAAIRQAEKDDFHLTHLLSKVLSKPYDKDDEAESLGFSNPPPDWACSLRVSCSS; from the exons ATGCATATTATTGTAAAGAATGCACGATTCAGGAAAaagat agAGATGGATGCCCAAAGATTGTTAATTTGGGGAGTGCTAAAACAGATTTGTTTTATGAACGAAAAAAgtatggttttaaaaagag TGATTGGATCTACTTCATCTAAGTGTTCAAGAGCACTTTGGTCTTTTCCtgctttgtttgaaaaatattctatCTCTACTATTAATCAGTGCAAAAGAATGAAATCTTTGTCTGAGTGGAGTTTCACTCAGCCAAACCTATTAGTTCAATTCCCAATTGATCCTATTAAAGAAAATTACATAAGAAGAGTACCAGGCTGTGTTTTTTCTCATGCAACTCCAACACCACTCAAGACACAATTGCAGTTGGTTTCTGCTTCTCATGATGTATTAGAAAACATTCTAGACCTGAATCCTATTGAAGAAGCCAATCCAGTTTTCGCTAAGTTTATTGCTGGCAACGAGTTGCTACCTGGCTCAGTAACAATTGCTCATCGATATGGTGGTTATCAATTTGGCTACTGGGCAGATCAACTTGGCAATGGCAGAGCAATAACACTTGGTGAATATGTCAACag caAAGGAAACCGTTGGGAATTGCAACTTAAAGGTGCTGGCAAAACCCCCTACTCTAGAAATGGAGATGGGCGCGCTGTTTTGAGATCGTCCATCAGAGAATATTTATGTTCAGAAGCAATGCATGCATTAG GTATTCCTACTTCCAGGGCTGCTGCAATCGTCGTTAGCAAAGACATGGTCGTTCGCGACCAATTTTACAATGGAAGGATGAAATACGAGCCGACAGCAGTTGTTCTTAGGCTCGCTCCTACTTGGTTCCGGATCGGATCATTAGAAATATTAACAAG AGAGAAGGAAATCAAAAACTTGAAGCAAGTTGTTGACTTCACAATCGAACATTACATGCCCACGATTCCACAAGGGAATTACCtgaaatttttggaaacagTCTTGGAACAATCGACAGCGTTGGTTTCCCTGTGGATGGCCCATGGTTTCACGCATGG AGTTCTGAACACGGACAACATGAGTCTACTTTCCATTACCATTGATTACGGCCCTTTCGGATTTCTGGATTCGTACAATCCATCGTTTGTACCCAATCACAGTGACGATGAGGGTCGCTACTCGTACCTGAACCAGccgaaaatattcaaatggaATATGGCCCGTTTGGCTGACGCCCTCCAGCCGCTGCTATCCGCcgaagaacaaaaagaagcTGCAGCCACCATCGGCCGATTTGACGAAATTTACCAGCAGAATTTTATCTCGATCTTCAGACGCAAGTTAGGACTCTCCAAGGCAGCAAAAGATGAAGACAAACTTGTCCAACTCCTTCTGGACATGATGCAACAGCGACGGGCCGATTTCACGCAAACCTTTCGACAATTGGGTGCTATTCATTTGGACAACATCGAGCTCGGTGAAGAACATTGGGCCCTGCATTCCATAACGACCCATCCCAGCTTCAGTGAATTCATCAGTCTGTATCAAAAAATCATTCAAGAAACGGGAATATCGGACGAGGAGCGCTGCAGAGTCATGAACGGTGTTAATCCTCGGTACGTGCTCCGTAACTGGATGGCTGAGGCGGCCATTCGCCAGGCGGAGAAAGACGATTTCCACCTGACCCACCTGCTGTCCAAAGTGTTGAGCAAACCTTACGACAAAGACGACGAAGCGGAATCTTTAGGCTTTTCGAATCCCCCGCCCGACTGGGCTTGCTCACTCCGAGTCAGCTGTTCCAGTTGA
- the LOC124352617 gene encoding G patch domain-containing protein 2-like isoform X1 produces the protein MEAWSDLATALDESSVLLGRTRCVSNIIINQNFATPASKQIKNKGFCRRRTKSTGNIIDKAGQHSSSNSEGEMEDFQEQAQSSVQQTETDEGSIKDKMTIAALPSGLPFAIPCLQNALFGTPASPSRSIVVKTVGQPLSVAESDSLNETASPMRPHTRRKRRFKRMAVDPEPVVQAGLELDEANSQQNLCLAGQQKSFSFSTFASSSIFAKPRQRKVKKKPVNVQKIPNIVIGKRKRNVRERSIECELEKISLNSSPETGAASNLSAACCSDASLIVGHLNNDSMDLDMKQLEQVSSSSVSGSESDPGFYTYDDGREADDEQSDWYQENGPTWGVPGNPWWERDGPQRQFRFRAAGAVGGAVEELEADDTDQDDAAGEEKKFQQLLKGSWQHLSDEAKDAYRLRMQKLRDRIPGREIRAGRRHLGAQRGPSFSILTSANEKLSRFLQDPAQSELRLHPMQKSERDQLSRLASLYSLQMLSEGARGLKCPVLKKTSNTMQAVRIDMDRSPSLWSDYKRQRKTPPASVTSESTLDEAPPIDEKNIGSQILKCMGWTPGSGLGPQGAGRTSPVGAVVRPKYLGLGHGSKSNDVTAEESSSVETASVAMLM, from the exons CCGCAGAACCAAGTCAACGGGAAACATCATAG ACAAAGCTGGGCAGCattccagcagcaacagcgaaGGAGAGATGGAAGACTTCCAGGAACAAGCACAGTCTAGCGTGCAGCAG ACTGAAACAGATGAGGGTAGCATCAAAGACAAAATGACCATCGCTGCTCTGCCTTCTGGGCTGCCATTTGCAATCCCGTGCTTGCAGAATGCTTTGTTTGGAACCCCTGCTAGTCCCTCCAGATCAATAGTAGTCAAGACTGTAGGGCAGCCGCTGAGTGTTGCAGAATCTGACTCTCTCAATGAGACAGCTTCCCCCATGAGGCCTCATACAAGAAG GAAGCGGAGATTTAAGAGGATGGCTGTTGACCCTGAGCCTGTGGTCCAAGCTGGATTGGAGTTGGATGAAGCAAACAGCCAACAGAATCTCTGCTTGGCCGGGCAGCAGAAAAGCTTTTCTTTCTCAACATTTGCTTCCTCGTCCATATTTGCCAAACCCAGACAGAGAAAAGTCAAGAAGAAGCCAGTCAATGTACAAAA AATACCAAACATAGTAATTGGTAAACGAAAGAGGAATGTGCGGGAGAGGAGTATTGAATGCGAGTTGGAGAAAATCAGCCTCAACTCGTCGCCTGAAACAGGCGCCGCATCCAATTTGTCAGCTGCCTGCTGCAGCGACGCCTCTCTTATTGTCGGTCATTTAAATAACGACTCGATGGATCTGGACATGAAGCAACT CGAGCAggtgagcagcagcagtgtcaGCGGCTCGGAGAGCGATCCCGGTTTTTATACCTATGACGACGGACGTGAAGCGGACGACGAGCAGAGCGACTGGTACCAGGAAAACGGACCGACCTGGGGTGTACCTGGCAATCCGTGGTGGGAGAGAGACGGTCCTCAGCGTCAATTCCGTTTCCGTGCGGCCGGGGCCGTGGGCGGTGCCGTTGAAGAGCTGGAAGCCGACGACACGGACCAGGACGACGCCGCCggagaggagaaaaaattcCAGCAGCTCCTTAAAGGATCGTGGCAGCATTTAAGCGACGAAGCTAAAGACGCTTACCGACTCCGCATGCAGAAGCTTCGTGATCGAATT cCTGGACGCGAGATCAGAGCTGGCCGACGGCATTTGGGAGCTCAACGCGGACCCTCGTTTAGTATATTAACTTCGGCCAACGAGAAACTTTCACGATTTCTCCAGGATCCGGCCCAGAGCGAATTGCGTCTGCATCCCATGCAAAAGAGCGAGCGCGATCAATTGAGCCGTTTGGCCTCGCTCTATTCGCTGCAAATGCTCAGCGAAGGAGCCAGAGGTCTCAAGTGTCCCGTACTCAAAAAGACCAG CAACACGATGCAGGCAGTGCGGATCGACATGGATCGTTCGCCTTCGCTGTGGAGTGACTACAAACGCCAAAGAAAGACTCCGCCCGCTTCCGTCACGTCCGAGA GCACATTAGATGAAGCCCCTCCCATCGACGAGAAGAACATCGGAAGTCAAATCTTAAAGTGCATGGGCTGGACCCCGGGCAGTGGCTTAGGGCCTCAAGGAGCTGGAAGGACATCTCCAGTCGGAGCAGTCGTTCGACCAAAGTATTTAG gTTTAGGACATGGATCAAAATCTAACGATGTGACTGCCGAGGAATCGTCTTCCGTCGAAACGGCCTCGGTGGCTATGTTAATGTAA